The following proteins are co-located in the Microplitis demolitor isolate Queensland-Clemson2020A chromosome 3, iyMicDemo2.1a, whole genome shotgun sequence genome:
- the LOC103569756 gene encoding ERI1 exoribonuclease 3: MALRFMKKTVGPVSFGRKTPDDVVQKFKYLLVLDFEATCEKHEQIKNQEIIEFPCVAVSTKNWEIESIFHEYVKPRVNPIISPFCTELTGIMQETIENEEYFPVVLDKFSTWLATNNFIKDIDDNNYNNNNNNTNCESTFVTCGDWDLKVMLPNQCNLDNLPVPHYFNQWIDLKRIFHMATQYYPKSLRDMLSRLDLPMQGRLHSGIHDSLNMKRIIETIGNKYPLKFDYTSRAKTILD; the protein is encoded by the coding sequence atggcgctgcgttttatgaaaaaaaccGTAGGACCGGTATCGTTTGGACGCAAAACACCGGATGATGTcgtacaaaaattcaaatatttactgGTATTGGACTTTGAAGCGACTTGTGAAAAACATGAGCAGATAAAAAACCAGGAAATAATCGAGTTTCCTTGCGTTGCGGTTAGCACTAAAAATTGGGAAATAGAGAGTATCTTTCATGAATATGTAAAACCGAGAGTAAATCCAATTATAAGTCCGTTCTGTACAGAATTAACGGGAATTATGCAAGAAACAATTGAGAATGAAGAGTATTTCCCAGTTGTACTggataaattttctacatggctcgcaacaaataattttatcaaggATATAGAcgacaataattataataataataataataataccaacTGCGAAAGTACATTTGTAACTTGTGGCGACTGGGATTTGAAAGTGATGCTGCCGAATCAGTGTAATCTTGATAACTTGCCGGTGCCCCATTATTTCAATCAGTGGATTGACTTGAAGAGAATTTTTCACATGGCAACGCAGTATTATCCAAAAAGCCTGAGAGACATGCTCAGCCGATTAGATTTGCCGATGCAAGGTAGACTCCACTCAGGCATACACGATTCTCTCAACATGAAAAGAATTATTGAAACCATCGGCAATAAATATCCCCTTAAATTTGATTACACATCCCGAGCGAAAACAATTTTAGATTAA
- the LOC103569755 gene encoding uncharacterized protein LOC103569755, with protein sequence MQVNSESVNNSCCNGGKVVVDSKSTRDLSNQHQQQFPLDNFADVTLLSALHPPQASSTVERKVSKSVPRSYMPANSPINDHSNCWSEGQSGHHSTASAGRSSLGLINDISTLMKDQSKMNNATINIETERELARQLLLRCSQRDNNPALFDTNKENDVNIQNLSSTEEGKASLPQQASKLNFTSVSFEPAEFTGRSSIINDGSTSALTSVLSSFKGNNSNSYGFSFNSTAAELMEKFGNDDFLSGSQFNNKLANDELSWRQNFDPIPPSATASIPPSTNSNGNNKNNNNNYNKKEHLDLTCFSGIIGELDLSIASCATAVADGRKVSVGEYFKRKCDPLGQLSNSTITSTVDRPNFGLSNIRSPERVAGYKSPVNNSEQVNTLNGSAEGGSESFGNNSTVNSCDETQFSKTTVADDLMSLSKIAQVLQSDEMGGSPRRLIDQLLMLKKKQKSDSLLMLSSNTITPGGDTYTVLPTRASLPVMDYTCSRTLVADVPDNDGEKKSDGLALDNNGINDVIKKDFGSFNDKSNSNNDSEAARALFQSTKDVVDGSINNKNSKGIKIIKTSILSPAQSPLSKFKIINNSSNNNNNNNNNNSLHNNIKRNNSNDELSVENIRQRQYQQQQQNKTVIKQELDHTNYEKRYNEKISIGKNTRDLYKCLIGAPRDADIEIKNESDRWLICTCKLHQIQSNNNNNVEIKVPSDQILIEPNETKTAKVLVNFLKLSDPVIASLNIQVMDMSTREIFTKQHMMCFIPTVNDEFTNKDISCSSTSITTAAAITGTNGDCHREIELIDALPVVLKSDKNKYIRIKNIKNKPVNLSVAVEPLDKSLQDNFIIEPKNLTLEINEMSSVLIKYHSTRTSLNDRQAVIKIKTDDDSYSYLAVLVLVEKDKDKEKNKNEGGKGEEEKEGEEENNKVGVDNENNDYCQRCNTPQRMMFTGASGSAGTWAGSVEHGAGGDIVNDAGLSPSNNILSPASTASTGTTIAPRINLSGRNSPRSTTSTTTTSNTGGSRPPTAVTDDVIIPIKSTHSTLVWTTVKVGKYENREFTIRNIGNCKIKLQGIITDKDNCYKFLKDRDSSTNITFTLQRMESKTFTVIFNPSSVGPAAGKITFSYYDKKQQQHHHHQHNSDNNNKESRASRIIPLYGYGGYAKVCVGQALKIIGDQMWLPLGKLNSNGTLNTRIKLENTGDLSAYAKISLVPKAVYPSVESNWHIEPTELILKPKEVQWITLGFRPRREDMALLRGATSYGVRGACGNSSGNVTDIATLTIMHGDEPTRWRVRRLYKKLIETEQVKKSKDSKDIFMDMLHEISKVITGEKSINNLNTIRDSVQDIGILCRQLLRHAITLTMEWDSDDTMSIYQDADYDYYYDDDSNESKLFQSLYSASEMNNCTAITVTNENNSYYLPPETTRYLPDANYIISANNNQRSSASTSNPTSGVTIDVEEDNKQFTVSPLSVTLSPPILKHATVIITNMTGKNQPYKTKLLSHNEWISVVPSEGTIPARRGILVKVKSSNNTAVDKNIEAVLRIYTANEKRDLKIKILTATGVSSSEPAPAKGRPGSES encoded by the exons ACTGTTGAAAGAAAAGT aaGCAAATCAGTTCCCAGGTCATACATGCCTGCAAATTCACCAATTAATGATCACAGTAATTGTTGGAGTGAAGGACAATCCGGGCATCATTCGACAGCAAGCGCGGGACGCAGTTCGTTGGGGCTCATAAATGATATTTCTACtc TCATGAAGGATCAGTCTAAAATGAACAATGCAACGATAAATATCGAGACTGAAAGAGAACTCGCCagacaattattattgagGTGTAGCCAGCGTGATAATAATCCTGCGCTATttg ATACGAACAAAGAGAACGATGTCAACATACAGAATTTATCATCAACAGAGGAAGGGAAGGCTTCGCTACCCCAGCAGGcgtcgaaattaaattttaccagc gtAAGCTTTGAGCCAGCGGAATTTACCGGACggtcatcaataataaatgacgGCAGTACGTCAGCATTGACGTCTGTTTTGTCCAGTTTCAAAGGCAATAATTCCAACAGCTATGGATTTAGTTTCAATAGCACAGCCGCTGAATTGATGGAGAAATTCGGcaatgatgattttttatctGGCTCacagtttaataataaactcgcGAATGATGAATTGTCCTGGCGACAAAATTTTGATCCAATACCGCCTTCAGCCACTGCAAGTATTCCCCCTTCTACGAATAGCAACGGCAACAAtaagaacaataataataattacaataagaaAGAACATCTAGACTTGACGTGTTTTTCCGGAATAATCGGTGAATTAGATTTATCAATCGCGTCTTGTGCAACGGCCGTAGCTGACGGTCGCAAAGTTTCAGTCGGTGAatatttcaaaagaaaatgtGATCCCCTGGGTCAATTGTCTAACAGTACAATCACCAGCACCGTAGATAGGCCTAATTTCGGACTGTCCAATATAAGAAGTCCTGAACGTGTCGCGGGTTACAAATCTCCAGTTAATAATAGCGAGCAAGTCAACACTTTAAACGGTTCCGCAGAAGGTGGCTCTGAAAGCTTCGGAAATAACTCGACAGTAAATAGTTGCGACGAAACACAATTTTCAAAGACAACAGTAGCCGATGACTTGATGAGTCTGAGTAAAATAGCTCAGGTGTTGCAGTCCGATGAGATGGGTGGCAGCCCCAGACGACTTATCGATCAACTTTTAATGCTCAAGAAGAAACAAAAGTCTGATAGCCTTTTAATGCTGAGTTCAAACACAATTACACCTGGAGGAGACACTTACACGGTACTGCCAACGAGAGCTTCATTGCCTGTTATGGATTACACTTGTTCCAGAACTTTAGTAGCTGATGTACCGGATaatgatggtgaaaaaaaatcagatgGATTAGCGCTTGATAATAATGGTATTAatgatgtaattaaaaaagactTTGGGtcttttaatgataaaagtaATTCTAATAATGACAGCGAAGCTGCTAGAGCATTATTTCAAAGTACAAAGGACGTTGTTGACGgttcgataaataataaaaatagcaaaggaattaaaataattaaaacgtcAATATTGTCACCTGCACAATCGCCATtgtcgaaatttaaaattataaataatagtagtaataataataataataataataataataattcactgcataataatattaaaagaaataatagcAATGATGAATTGTCGGTTGAAAATATTCGTCAGCGTCAAtatcagcagcagcagcaaaaTAAAACGGTTATAAAACAAGAACTGGATCACACAAATTATGAAAAAcgttataatgaaaaaataagtattggTAAAAATACTcgtgatttatataaatgtttgaTTGGCGCACCGCGCGATGCAGACATTGAGATTAAAAATGAAAGCGATAGGTGGTTAATATGTACATGTAAATTACATCAAATTcagagtaataataataataatgtcgaAATAAAAGTGCCATCAGACCAGATTTTAATTGAACCGAATGAAACTAAAACAGCTAAAGTTctggttaattttttaaaactcagtGATCCGGTAATAGCCTCGCTTAATATTCAAGTAATGGACATGTCGACACGTGAAATATTTACGAAACAACATATGATGTGCTTTATTCCAACAGTAAATGatgaatttacaaataaagaCATATCGTGCAGTTCGACGTCAataacaacagcagcagcaattaCTGGAACAAACGGTGATTGCCATCGTGAGATAGAATTAATTGATGCACTGCCAGTTGtattaaaaagtgataaaaataaatatatccgcattaaaaatataaaaaataaaccggTTAATTTGTCGGTGGCTGTTGAACCACTCGATAAATCGCTGcaggataattttattattgaaccaaaaaatttgacaCTGGAAATTAACGAAATGAGCAgtgtgttaattaaatatcacagTACGCGGACGAGTTTAAATGACAGACAAGcggttattaaaataaaaacagacgATGATAGTTATTCATATTTAGCAGTATTAGTATTAGTAGAAAAAGATaaagacaaagaaaaaaataaaaatgaagggGGAAAaggagaagaagaaaaagaaggagaggaagaaaataataaagttggagttgataatgaaaataacgatTACTGTCAACGGTGTAATACTCCACAGCGTATGATGTTTACTGGTGCGTCTGGTAGTGCTGGTACTTGGGCTGGTTCTGTTGAACACGGCGCCGGCGGCGATATTGTGAATGATGCTGGTTTATCTCCTAGCAACAATATATTGTCACCGGCATCAACAGCGAGCACAGGGACGACAATAGCGCcaagaataaatttatctggtAGAAATTCACCTCGCAGTACAACAtctacaacaacaacatcaaaCACTGGCGGTTCAAGACCACCTACAGCCGTTACAGATGACGTTATAATTCCAATAAAGTCAACACATTCAACTTTAGTCTGGACTACAGTCAAAGTTGGTAAATACGAAAATCGTGAGTTTACAATACGCAATATTggtaattgtaaaataaaactacagGGAATAATTACTGACAAAGacaattgttataaatttttgaaagatcGAGATTCGAGTACGAATATCACCTTTACGTTGCAGCGCATGGAGAGCAAGACATTTACGGTTATATTTAATCCGTCAAGCGTTGGTCCGGCGGCGGGAAAAATAACATTCTCTTATTACGATAAGAAACAGCAGCAGCATCACCATCATCAGCATAATAgtgacaacaacaacaaagaATCTCGAGCTTCAAGGATAATTCCACTTTACGGTTACGGTGGTTACGCAAAAGTTTGTGTTGGTCAAGCCCTTAAAATAATAGGCGATCAAATGTGGCTGCCTCTCGGTAAATTAAACTCAAACGGTACTCTAAACACTAGAATAAAACTAGAAAATACAGGCGATTTGTCAGCTTACGCTAAAATATCGTTGGTACCAAAAGCCGTTTATCCATCAGTTGAATCAAATTGGCACATTGAACCTACGGAACTGATACTCAAGCCCAAAGAAGTGCAATGGATAACACTTGGATTTCGACCTCGTCGAGAGGACATGGCGTTATTACGCGGAGCAACGTCCTACGGGGTGAGAGGCGCCTGTGGCAATTCCAGCGGCAATGTTACTGATATAGCGACTCTGACAATAATGCACGGAGATGAACCCACAAGGTGGAGAGTACGCAgactctataaaaaattaattgaaactgagcaggttaaaaaatctaaagatagcaaagatatttttatggaTATGCTACACGAAATTAGCAAAGTTATAACCGgggaaaaatcaataaataacttGAATACCATACGCGACTCTGTGCAAGATATAGGTATTCTGTGTCGACAACTTTTGCGTCACGCAATAACGCTAACAATGGAGTGGGATTCCGATGACACGATGTCGATATATCAGGACgctgattatgattattactaCGATGATGACTCTaatgaatcaaaattatttcaatcacTTTACAGCGCCAGTGAGATGAACAACTGCACGGCAATCACTGTTACCaatgaaaataatagttattatttgcCTCCTGAAACTACTCGGTATTTGCCTGACGCAAATTATATTATCAGCGCAAACAACAATCAGCGATCATCGGCATCAACGTCCAACCCAACCTCGGGCGTAACCATCGACGTGGAAGAAGACAACAAACAATTCACCGTATCTCCATTATCTGTAACTTTAAGTCCGCCAATTTTGAAACACGCGACGgtcataataacaaatatgaCAGGAAAAAACCAGCCGTACAAAACAAAACTCCTGTCTCACAATGAGTGGATCAGTGTTGTGCCCAGCGAGGGTACGATCCCGGCCAGACGAGGGATACTCGTTAAAGTAAAATCAAGTAATAACACCGCCGTTGACAAAAATATCGAGGCTGTTTTACGAATTTATACAGCTAATGAGAAACGTGATCTCAAGATAAAAATCTTAACTGCCACCGGTGTTTCTTCCAGCGAACCAGCTCCTGCTAAAGGAAGACCAGGATCCGAATCTTAA